In Suncus etruscus isolate mSunEtr1 chromosome 9, mSunEtr1.pri.cur, whole genome shotgun sequence, the genomic window tctgccttgcaagcactagccaaggaaagatcacgaccgaggttcgatcccccggtgtcccatatggtccccccaagccaggggcaatttctgagcccttagccaggagtaacccctgagcatcagatgggtgtggcccgaaaaaaagaaaagaaaaactctcacaggggccagagtgatagtacagtggttagggcatttgccttgcacacagcaatctgggcttgatccctggtatcccatacagtctcccagcttaccaggagtaatttctgagtgcagagccatgagtaatcctgagcactgctgggtgtggccacacacagaaaagaaaagaaaaaagaaaagaaaagaaaggaaaagaaaagaaaagaaaagaaaagaaaagaaaagaaaagaaaagaggggccggagagatagcatggaggtaaggcgtttgcctttcatgcagaaggtcatcggttcgaatcccggcgtcccatatggtcccccgtgcctgccaggagcaatttctgagcacggagccaggaataacccctgagcactgccgggtgtgacccaaaaaccacaaaaaaaaaaaaaaagaaaagaaaagaaaagaaaaggaagggaagggaagggaagggaagaagggaagggaaaagggaaagggaagggaaaagggaaagggaagggaagggaagggaaggggaaagaggaaaggaaagaggaaaggaaaaaggaaaggaaaggaaaggaaaggaaaggaaaggaaaggaaaggaaaggaaaggaaaggaaaggaaaggaaaaaggaaagaaaaacctcATAGCTGCCAGCACTGATGAGGTAGTGGGATGGTCTCCAGCGCACAGGGCCGaggcagcaccacatcctcaggcctCTGTACGTCACTGCTGGCCGGCTGACCAAAAAATCCCTGGAAAGGGACCTTAGGAGACCCCCCTAAAAGAGCCTCCTAATATATCATTGTTGATATGATACTCCTTAAATACAATTTAGGGGCTGGGggctggctcagaggactgaGCTGCTTTCTaaggcctggatttgatttccagcaccacaggaGCAAGCATCAGAGCCGGGAATAGCCCCCGAACACTGCAAGGTAAGACCCAAATCATCCTCCATCCTCCCATACATTCTAATACTTTCTTCAGGGCCCAGCCCTGTGCTGAGATGCCTGAGTATACAAGTGTGAATCAATTGGCAAGGCGCCTGCCTCTCAAAGGTTGGAACACAGGTGCCTCACCCTGGTCCCGACCATCCCCCCAGAAACAGTAGGTGTCACTAAGCCCTACCCCACCGCTGTACTCCAGCCCATCCTGACCCCTCTCTGCCCTGCTCAGTTCTGCGGGGAGCGGGCTCCAGGGTCACTTCTGGAGTTCTGTTTGTTTTGATCAAACTTAGCTCAGGTGCTTAGGGCTCACGACTACTGGCCGGTCCCAAGGGGATCCTGTGTGAAATCCTGAGGccggggtcagccatgtgcaaggtgaacacTTTACTTTGACCCTTTCACTGTCTCCCCAGCTGGATTTTCTGTTTGGCCCCAACCTATAACACTCCAGGTTGCTCCTGGTAGTTCTTGGTGAATCAcatggctggggatcaaacccaggcctcctctGGATTGTCTGCTCAACCCACTCATCGAACTTCTGTTTGAAACCTGAGCTGGGAGAGGGCTGGGGGACACCAGAAGCAGCCCCCACCAAGTACATTTTAGTGGTGGGGGATCCTCCACTTCCATCTGCCTCTTGACTGATGCCCAGCATACAACAGGCAACTGCTATCTCTGCACAGAGACCCTAGATGCCTGTGGCTGTCTCACAGCAGGGCCCCTGACCAGGCCTGGGCACATATTTGCCAGGAGCTCCCCAACCTttaggacagactcaggttctgCGTACTGGGCATTGCATAGAGCTGGGCTTGCCTGCCCACGAGCAATCCCAGGGGCATCCTGCCTCCACCACCAGCCCCAGGTTCCCCAGTGCTGAACACAGTGCTTTGTCCCCTTGGTTCCCTCTCCAGGGGGTCTTCTGGCTCTATGAGGACAGGATCCCTGCTGGACCTGGACCGCTTCTCATGTCCATGAGCACCCAGCAGACAGGGCATTAGGGCTCTATCTGTCCACTGAGGTATGGAAGTTCCTTCTGGGCCTTCACCCCAGGTCAGGACATTTGGCCAGAACCCCGAAGTTTCTCACACCTGACCCCAGCCTAATCCTGAAGCTGGGCCTCCCACCTGCAGCAGCTGAGCAGTATCTGCTGAGTGTTTCCTGGACCCCGAGCCCCTTACCTTTGTCTTTGCCATTTCTCTTTCCCACAAACTAGTATTGGGCTGCACACCATCTTTTATAGACGTGGACCAGAGCCGAAGCAAtaaatagcacaataggtagggagcttgccttgtacacagccaacccgggtttgatccctgacactacatatggtcccccgagcccaccagagggatccttgagtgcaaatccGGGAATGACCCCAGAGTATCAtcatgtgtggccctaaaaccaaagaaATCCCACAAGACCAGAGGCCAAAGAGCTTCAAGGATCTGCCCCAGGGATGGAGCCGAGCTGTCCAGCCTCTGGGCTCCTGGCTGGTGGGATCCACGCTATGCCCTGCCCCTTTGCCATCTCTTGTGGGAGAGGAACATTCATAGCTGATAACTGCCAGGCCCTGGTCACAGGGATAGCAGATGATGAGGGTCCCCACTGTAGGGGACTCTCAGGCTGAGCACTTGGAGTGAGTACAACAGGGCAGGGAGACAGATCATTGTGAGGCTGATTCCCAAGAGGTGAGAAGTGAACGGCACAGGAGAGGGAAGAGTGGAGCGAGCGAGCAGGGTCTACATGAGCTGGGGGCCCATCTCCCCTGTCGGTGGACTGGGGAGCTTCTGGCTCCTGATGCAGCCATAGGCCAAGGAGCCTGGGGAGGGAGAAAGCCAGTGAAGACAGGGAGCGCAGGGCAagcattttatttgttaataCAAGAATAGAAATTCTGCAATAAATATCATCTAATAAATAAcatctccaaataaataaatattaatacaacAAACTTAGAGGCATGAGTGGGTAGGGTTGGGGAGCAGGGCCTGGGGGAGcagtccccacccccaaaatgctACGGCAATGTAAACTTTCAGGAAATCCTGTGGCTGTGGCTGCCCCACCCCCCCAGTCTGGGCAACTCACAGATCCCCTGGGAAAGGGGCACCTGGTGTaggcaagaaagaaaatagaggccAGTTCCTGGGCTCACTCCACTGTGCCGAGAGCTGCCTGGAGAAGCactcggggggtgggggggggtcccctctgtatctaaggCACTTGGACACACAGCTCCCCACTGCTAGCTGGAACCTGGCTCTTTCTGCCTGGACTGACCACCTGGGTGCCTCCTGAACCCTGCAAACTGAATTATTGTGGGGGGAGCCGCCCCCAACCTGGGAACTGGGGCAGCCAATTGGCTTCACCCAGAAGGCACATGTTATGGTGGCTCTCCTGAACCTTCCCAACTTGCTTTCTGGAAAAGCCACTGGGGCTCACCTGGCTTGGCACCAGCCAGGGGTGGGCAGGAGGCCGGAGCTGGGGCTATGGCATGAGTCTATTGCACCTCTTTCCCAGACCTAGAGGATTTTGGGGAGCAGGGAGGGGGTGGGCgactcaccccccccccatcccgAGCTGAGCAGGGCCGGGCTCCAACCTAGGAGCCACCACTGCATTGGCACACAGGTTCCTGGCCCACATAGGCCCGGGTCGGGTCGGAGGAGGTGGTGAGGGGCCGGGCTCAGAAGCCGCGGGCCTCCAGGGGCAGGGTCACAGCGGCAGAGGGTGGCGGCGGCACCTTCTTCTTGAGCCGGTTGAAGTCCTTGGCTGAGCGCCACAGCCAGGTCTGCAGCTCCTTCAGCAGCCAGAAGTCGTCCATCTTCTGCAGGAAATCACTGTGCGCGGGGCCCGGCGCCCAGGCCAGCTCGCTCCCCGGCCTCGGCTGGGGCAGCGGGTAGCCCAGGGTGGCCATCACGCCTGCGATGCTGCCCAGCAGGCCCTGCAGGCTGGTGCAGAAGTGAGCCAGGCCACGGCGCAGCTCGGCTGTGGCCGCTTGGTGGGCCAGGCCACGCAGGTAGCACAGGAGGTGGCTGTAGGCCTCGTAGTTCTGGGTCAGGCGCAGCTTGTCGTTGAGACTCCGCCACACGTCCAAGTTGACAGTGGCCCTGGGCAGAGTCTCAGCGCCCAGCCGAGGTGGGTTGAAGTCTGGTTCGTTGAAAGGGGGGCCCAGGTAGTTCAGCTGCGAAAAGGAGAGGGCgatggggagggaggagggcgGCGGCCCCTGGAGCTGCCGCTTCCTGTGTCCCCGCCAGCTGTGGCCTGGGCTCCGTACTAGGCCTCTGTTCCTGGGGGCTGCCTCCCCCGGGGCTCTCCAAGGGTGGCATGTGCCTGGAGGTGCTGGTTGAAGCCACGGGGGGTCTCCCGTGGAGAGGTGCAGAAAGAGGAAACCCCACAGGAGAGCCGCAGTGCTGATGGGCGGTGGGTGCCAGCGTGGGGAGAGGGCCCCCGGGCAGggcagagaggaagaggaggcctGGAGCCCGGGGGCCAGCTTCAGAGGTAGAAGTGGACTGGGAcagcgcagagccaagaggggCTCAAGGAGGCAGCAGTGGTCAGAGTAGCTGCAAAACAGAGAAGAGCCTTAGAGGTGTGCGTGGCCTGGAGGTGCCTGCTGCCCGGGAGGGACCCTTCCCGGGGCCTGGAAGCCAGATTGCAGGGGGTTAAGAGCGAGTGGGTGGAGAGGAAGTGGAGGCAGAGGCTAGAGACCATTCCTTTAAGAAATTTGGCAGGGAGAGCCAGGCGCGAAAAAGGGTCGGGAACTAGAGGGGGTAGCAGAGTCCAGGAAAGGTTGGGGGGCCAGGAGAGCAGGGGGGTGGTAAGAGCAAGGGGAGTGTCCTGTGACATCAGGACTCAGCTGCCTCCTTCACGGCCTGAGTAGAGCCTGAGGTCCCCACCACACcataccacaccacaccacaccaaaCACTCCCAGGATGGGTTCATGAGAGCGGGCAGCAGGAGGCAGAAACTGAGGCAGGCGCCAGGGCTGGGCAGGAAGCTGGGAGggaagaggacagccttgccagCCCTCTGGGGAGAGGCCGGGGGCCAGGGAGAGGGACCAGGGAGCCAGTGCAGGGGCGAGGCCCGGGCTAGGCAAGGGCCCAGGGGGAGGTTCACACGCTGACAAGCGGAGAGACAAACTAATTTCCTCGGTGTATCCTGGGGCCCCAGCCAGCTCCCCCGCcgccctccccttccttccctggcTCTGGAGTAGGGTTTGGATGTGGAAGAGAAACACGGGAAGAGGGGCCAGTTCCCCACGGTCCACAGCAACCCCgaccctccttcctcctctctggGCTCTCTGAACACCTCTGGGCTCTGGGCCCCCCACCCACCATCTTTACGACAACCGCCCGATCCCACCACTCCATTACTTGCCCGGGCTCCCTGCAGCCCCTTCCCCCAATTCCCCTTAGGAGGCCCAGCTGGGATGGGAGAGGCAGACTGAAGGGAGGCCCAGGGGTCCAGAGCTGCAGGGCCCCAGGTCTGGGCAGAGGCGAGCTGgaacacaggcaggggtggggcccCTGATCCCCACCCAGCCCCACCCCTGCAGAGACACCACAACACGTGTAAACAGAGGAGACTTCCCCGGCCCCCGGGGGGAGACGGGCGGCTGGGCCGGCAGCCAGTGGGGCAGTGGGCCAAGGCGGGTGCGAGGCCTGCCCACATGCCTAGTCCTGGGGCCAGGCATGGGGAAGGGGGGGCACCTGGGGGGATGGGCAGGAGAGAGGTAGGACCTAGAGACTGCCTTGAGCCCCAGAGGCCCTCCTCATCACCCCCACTGCTCACTAGGGCCCTCACCCCTTCACCCCCCAGCCTGTTCTCAAGGTCCCCCCCAACTCCTGTGCTGGATACTCACGTAGGTCCCGGCCAAGCTGCGGAGTTGATGCTCCAGGTAGCGGGTGAGGTCATAGGTTTTCTGGATGGAGGGCCCGGGCCCAGGGTCCCCAGTGCGGTTGAGGGCTGGCACTGCAGGGAGGTGCCAGAGCACAGTGCACAGGCAGGCGAGCACCCCCCACGAGTCCCCTGTGGACGGAGGGGAGGGGATGGCAGCGTGAGAGCGGGCTGGGTCGCCAGGGAGGTAGCTGGCAGCCCCTCAGGTGTCTGTCCCCACCTTGGGCTGGGAGGGAGCGGGAGGGAGGGTGGGACGCCAGATGCACAGCAGAGGGGATGGAGGAGGGGGTGGGCCTGGCCCAGAACGTGTGTGCGCAGAGGCATGTGTCTGAGGACAAGGACTTGGCCTGTGTGTGCGTGCTCACGTGTGCGTCTGTCTGCCTGTACATCATGGGGAGTACATAcgtgtgtgtacgtgtgtatgCGTGTGCATGGAGGGCCAGGTGAGCTGAGCACCCTTCCCAACCTCCCTGTGCCCATCTCAAAGCTTCTGGGAGCACAGCCTTGGGGGGGCCGGAGTGGGGGAGTGATCAGAGTAAGCAGGTGTAGGTGACACTGTAGTCAGGGGCTCAGAGCTGGGCTCTGAGGACTCAGAGCTCAGATGGGGGAATGTTCTAGGCTGGGGCTGTGAAGCCGACTCTGGACCCTTTCTCAGAGGCTGGCTGCAACTGGAATCTGCCCCCATTTCATCCCGGGCATCGGATGCAGACGTCTGACCCAGCATGAACGAAGCCCTTGGGGTCAGTCTGCAGCAGGAACAGGGGGAGTGAGAGAGCTGGGCTGGAGGGGCTAGAAAGAGGCACAGAAATGTACTGCTGAAAGTTTGCGGGATGGGGGGCCCAGGCCAAACTTGCAGGACAGAGCTCAGGGCTCTAAGGAAGCTGAGGCTGTTGGGATACTACTGGCCTTTCCCTGCTTTTTGACAGTCCAAGGTCAAGAGCACTAGGCCTGGAGTGGGGCAGGTGACTCGTAGTTCGGCCAGAGCGAGGCTGTAGGTGCCCGGCCAGTGCGCCCTCGTTGCAGTTCTGCGAAAGCTTCAGGTTGCCTTAGAGTTGGGGATTTGGCGGGTGGCGTGTGGTTGAGGTTTGAGTCCAGCTGGGGGATGTGGTTAGGCTTGGGCAGGCCTAGGGCTGGCTGGGCTGCTGTGCATTTGTTAATGGAGATGTCAGATGGGGTGAGGCCAGCGGCGCCTCTGAAAGGGGATGGCCAGTCCGGGGAGGTGTGAGAGCTGAGTGGTTTCTGTCAACTTGAGGGTTCAGACTTCCAGGTTTGCAGCAGCCGCTCGTGGCTCTGCTGGCTCTAGCTAGGCTGGAGGTGGCGCAACCCAAGTCCTTGGCTCTGCCTAGCACCGGGCAATGTCTGCAGTCAGGGCAGGGCCACAGGTTCTGAGGGGAGCGGCCCCCAATGTCTCTGGGCTCCGAGAGAGCTCGGGTTAGACTCCAGCTCGGACACTGGGGCTTTGCGGGCAGGGTGGGGAGAGGGGTGCCACGCTCTCGAGCATCCTGCCCTCCAGGGCAGAGGGCTAATTTTAGGGTGCTGGTCTGGGAGGTGCCTTAAGGAGGGAATAGGTGAGCCAGGGTCCCTTGCTCCTCTCTGTTCTCGGTCCGGTCCTCCTCCCAGCCCTCCGATGACCGCTGACCTCCTTACGGGGGTGGAGGGCCAGGACTCCTCACTACCTGGCACCAGCCAGCTCCAGGCTCTAACATGGGATGTCGGGGCCAGGACACAGCCGTTTCAGGCCTGAGGAAGTTGGAGGGTGGCCTGGCAGGCAGTGCCAGGGTCCAATTGGCAGGGAAGCCCGCACCCAGAATTCTGGGCACCCAGCTCAGGGTCCAGAAGGACAACCCTGGGGAGGACTGGCCCCAGGCACAGGGACAGTGGCGGGAGAAGCCTTTGGATAAACAGCGAAGTCATCTGGGCAGAAAAACGGCTCCTGACATTAACCAGACGGGGCCggtgtttccaggaatatttcaGTTCTGAGGTAACTGTCACTGCAGGCGGGAGGGGGGATTGGACTGACCAGCCCGCGGGGGAGAACCCAGGAGAGGGGGGTGGCTCCGAATCCCAAGGGGGATAGAGGCAGGGAGGAGGCGCCAGGTGAGCACCTTGGCGCTGGGCAAGAGGACCCCAGTGTCTGGGCGGAACACCTGGGCTCCAAGTCAGCTTGGCCCAGTCTGCAGCTCCTGCTCTGCAGCAGGCACCCTTGCCCACAGGTGGACCAGCCAGGAGAGGGGCACTGGGTTCCACacccctccccctgcctgcccgccccccacccccccgccagGCCCCTCTGGCTGCTGCCCACTGATTGTTTACATCCCGTCTTCCTCTGTGTTTATAAATCCGCTGAGCACGTGAGGAGCTAATGAGAGCAGCTCACGTTTCCTGCTGCAGCCCCCAGCCCCCAGCCAGCCCCTAATTCCATCCAGATCCCTGGGCCCTGGGAACAAGGCCCCCTCTTGCAGACACCCACGCACAAGCACACACGGCCACGACACACCCTCGCTCGCACGCGGGTCTTGGGTCGCGTGTCTAGGCCGTTTCCCCGCAGGTCCTGGCCCGCGTCCCTGGGGGCTGACCGGACTCAGGGCCGGGTGGGGGGCGGGGAGACTCGGACCTGGCCCCTGGCTAAGAGGTCTAGGTGCCGAAAGGGGTGGCCCAAGGCTGGCTCGCCGGGGAGCCTTATATTAGGGGAGCCTGCCCAGGATGCACCAGATCAGCACCTGGTGTCCTGGGAGGGACCTCCTGCCAGCCAGGGGGACGAGGGAAGGAAGTGGTTCAGGGGATCTGGGGGGCCCTGGGGCAAACCCCGAGAGGCTCCTCGGCAGCCCCTTCCTGCAGTGGCCCCCAGGAACGCCAGAGTCTCCTCCGACTGTCCCCttaactttcctttcctttccacccTTGGAGTCTTAGAGAGTTGGGTGCAGGAGACCCAGGAGACAGATGCTACCGGCCAGTCCAGCCCTTTCTCTGGCAGGCCGGAGAGTGAGAGCAGCGGAGGCCCAGGGCAGGCGGGCGGGTGCAGCCGGAGCTTCCTGGGGAGCCCGGCTCTCTAGGGGGGCTCGCCATCGTGTCGGGGGCAGCGGGGTGCAGGGCGGCCAGGGccgagggagggaagggaagggagcagCGGGGCCGAGTGTGGGTGCTGCGGCTGTGGGAGGGGCGCGGAGCCGGCAGCGAGCAGGGCAGGCAGGTGGGATTGTGGGCAGGAATGTGAAGTGTCACCGCGGCCGGAGCGGAGCGCGGCGGGGCGGGGAGCTGGAAGCGGGCGCCGGGCACCGGGGCGCCGCCGGCCCACGCCCACCGCCGGCCCAGGTGGAGCCGAGCCGCCGCGATCGAGTCCCGCGGACCTGCGGGGGACGGGCGAGGGGCAGCGCCCTTGCCAGGCCCCGTGCCAGCCTCTCCCCCGGCTCGGACCCGGAGCCCGGTCCCGTGCGCCCTCCCGGGAGGCCTCTGCCGCCCTTGGAGCCGCCGGCGGGGCCGAGGGTCGGGGCGGCTTCCGGAGCTCCGCGCGGGTCCCGGGGCGGGACGCGGGAGCCCCTGCGAGGCCTTCCCCGGCGTGGCCCGAAGCCCCCGGCCCGCGCCCGTCCTGTCCTGTCCCGTCCTGTCGTGTCGTGTCCCGTCCGCCGGGTCTCCCCGCGCGGCGGCGGGGGCGGGTCCGGCCGCGGGGCTCGGGACTCGGGCTTCGGCCGGGACTCCCGCTGCCCGTTCGCTCGTTCCTTCCCGCGCGTCCGCCCCCGGGGCCGGGCCGGGTCGGCCGGGCGGCGCCCGCCCCCCGCGCTAATCACTCGCAGGCCACGCCGGGCCGACCCGGGGGGTCCCGGCCGCCAGCGCCGCCCTACCTGCCGCGCGCGGGCCCGGCCTCCCGCCTCGCGCCGCCGCGGCCCGAGGTGGCGGCCTCCCCCGCCGCGGCCGGGCCCGGGCCCCGCCGCCCCTCGCCGCGCCAAGCCTGCTCCGAGCCAAGGCTgctccgggccgggccgggccgggccgggccccgCCTCGCCCCGCTCCAGGTGGCCGCTTCCCGGGCTGCGCGGCGCCCGCTCGTCCGCCCGTCCGCCCGCCCGCTCGCTCGCCCGCTCTCCCCTCCGGGCGGCCGGGCCGGGCGGCGTCGCGGTCCTACCTGCTCGGAGGTCCATGGGGCCGGGGCGGCCGGCGCGCGGCTGCTCTCCCGGAGGCGGGCGGAGTGGGAGCAGCCGCGGCTCCGCGGAGCTTTAATAAGCCCATCCGCCAGGCCCACTCGCAGGTTTTTTTCGCTCGGTCTCGGATTTTTTTTTCGGTGTGGGACAttctgaggctttttttttttctgacgtGTAAAGCTGCAACCACAAATTGTAGCGGCCCTCCCCGGCCCGGCGGGGGGAGCGGGAGGCGGGCGGGAGGCTTGGCTTTCGGGCCGGCGCCCTCCCACTGCACCGAGGGGGGGTGAGGtgaggcgcggcgcggcgcggcggcgCGGTCCCACCCCGGGCCTCCTGCGGGAGCCCGGCCGAGCCCGCCGCGCCGAGGGGGCGGGAGGGCATCCCTGGGTCTGCGAGCTCCGGGGGGcgaggcggggcggggcgggggtcCCCGCCGCACCCTACCTCCGCCGGCCTCCCGCCGCCGACCTTCCCTCCCCCAGAAGGGCCATGACACATTCTCCCAAATGCCAGCGATCTGGCCTCGGCGCGGGTGATGGTGTTTTTCCTGCTGCCCTTTGTCTGGGCTGACCCCCCCAGCCCCCGCCCTACTGTCCCTGCCGCCCGTCTGTCCCGTTCCCAAAAGCCGGGGCTCTGCGCCGGCCGGGGCAGGTGACTAAGGCCCCCCGCGCCCGGGGAGGGGGCGGGAGAGGGCAGCAGGGGCGGCTGGCGGGCCGCGAGTCTGTCCCGTCCCGTCTGCGGCAGGGGCCGGTGGGGCCCGTCATTCATTAATCCGGAGAGACGCCGCCGACCACTCGCACCCGCCGAGGCCGCACAGGCTTCGTGGTGACTCACCAGCGCGCTCCCTGCAGCGCCGAGATGGACACACTCAGCCCCAGCTTTGGGCATCGTCCCTCCCCGTCCACGCTGGGCGGTCTGGGGGCCT contains:
- the CLCF1 gene encoding cardiotrophin-like cytokine factor 1, producing MYRQTDAHVSTHTQAKSLSSDTCLCAHTFWARPTPSSIPSAVHLASHPPSRSLPAQGDSWGVLACLCTVLWHLPAVPALNRTGDPGPGPSIQKTYDLTRYLEHQLRSLAGTYLNYLGPPFNEPDFNPPRLGAETLPRATVNLDVWRSLNDKLRLTQNYEAYSHLLCYLRGLAHQAATAELRRGLAHFCTSLQGLLGSIAGVMATLGYPLPQPRPGSELAWAPGPAHSDFLQKMDDFWLLKELQTWLWRSAKDFNRLKKKVPPPPSAAVTLPLEARGF